ATACTTACACAAGACAGCTGAGATCTGCCAGATCATCAATAAAATCAAACAACTGACTGATGTCATATGTGATGGAGGGGCTGTTGGGATTCATTCTCTTCAGATGTTCTTCATACATTTTACAAACACCTATGCGGGGGGAGAACAAGAACTGATGAATGTAAGTAGTGCTATTTATTTTAGGGAAACTGGGCTGGAAAAGGACTGCAGGCTGGTGCAGATAGTATTgtgtttttttcctcccctgagactgggtctcacagaaacctggaactcacagagaacctcctgcctctacctcccaagcactggaattagaggcataccccaccattcctggcttgcATTGTGGTTCTTTTTATTAGGTGCCCAGTAAATCTTTCTAAAGCTCAAGAGCAGACCACCTATTTTACCTTCAAATGTTGATGCAGTGGAAAAAGCCACAGTAACTGGCAACAAAGGTGGAACATACCCCAACACAGTACTGAAGATGTGTCACTGGACTCATGAGGAATCCTGAAAGCCAGCCACTTACCACAAACTGAGGACCAACGCTTCTGCCCAGTAAACTTTACCTACAAACAGTAAATACCTTTCCAAAGGTGCCTACAGATTTTCTGAAACAATGAATATGAAGCATCAGCACAAAGCAGAGCTTGTAAACACTCCAATATAAGGCTAAAACCAGGTGTGGCcaccacacctgtaaccccagcacgtgggaggctgtGGCAAGGGGACCAGGAGTTCAAGCTTACCCTCAGCCATACTTTGAGGCTAGCTCACCACAATTAAGACTctttctccaaaaactaaaaccaaaaccctcAAATAAACAATGGTAGCATTAGTGATTTCAACAGAGcatatttgttaattttcagCCAGTAAAGCATTCTACAAATGGGGTATAGCTTTCAGTCCACTGCTACCACCAACTCAAAGGACAAGTAATGTCCATGTTAGTTATCTGGGGGCAACATaagccctccctctctctctctctctgtgtgtgtgtgggtgtggtggtgcaagcctttaatcccagcactggggaggcagaggcaggtggattgctgtaaggtcaagaccagcctggtctacaaagcaagtctaggacagccaaggctacacagaaaaccttgccttaaacaaccaaaaaacaaccaaaaagcccacacaaaacaagaaacaacaaattCCCCGCCAACACACCCCTCCAAACTACACCaccacctaaaaacaaaaacaaaaacaaaaaaaaccttaaattttCCAGTGAAAGGCCACACTCAGTAACAGAAATGTCAAgttaattattttgtatgtatggagGCGAAATGCCATCTCCCTTCATCTTTGAGACAACAGGGTCTCTTCACTGGCCTGCACCTCACTCATGCTAGGCTGGCCAGCTAGCCCTAGATACACTTGTCTCTCCACCTCGGCGTTAGAATTATAAGCACAGGCTACCAGGTTTGGCTTGTTTATGCAGGTTTTGGGCTCTAACACACTGGTGCTTAtgcctttactgactgagctacctGCGGCCACTTCCCCCGCCCCTTTAAATTCTACAAGCACACTACACTAAAACGATGTAACTGATAAAAGTAGAAAGGAAGTGAAGCCCAGTGATCTGTCACTACTGTCCTATTTAGTGGCCACAGACTGTGCTTATCCGCTGCCATCAGGAGGTAGAGTGGACATTTACTTACTTAGCACCTCACTACAGCCCATAGCCAGAACCAGCCAAGAAGTCACCGAGCATGTAGAccagagacaaagaaataaactGTCTCTATTTGCAAATGAGGTCGTCTTTTACACAGGAAGCTACCAAAACACCATTAGCATGAATAAATGACACATTGAGGCTGCAGCATACAAGAGCAATACGTGAAAACCAGCTCTATTTCTATGTAACCCAAAATACTGAAACTTTAACTCCATacacaatgtaataaaataaagctcTTACCACAAATTTACCAGAAGCAGACTtgtggtgagggagggaagggcatAGGAGTAGATTTTCAAGGAAGTGAAAGTTTGCTCTTGGCAGCTGTAGGCTTCATGtatgctaagcaaatgctctacTGCTGAGTTACAGCCAGCCTCTCAGTCACCTCCCCTACACCTGGCCCACCCTGGCTTCATCAGAAAGCATCCTGGTATCCAGCTCAGGCTGTCTGTCCtgcaacttactatgtagctcaaggTGGCTTCAAACGCATGCTTCACTGGCCTCGGCTTCCTAAGTGTGAGCAGTACATAATGGTAATGACCATCACTcatcttttaacttttaaaatgaaaaataaacccttccttttcttttcagtagGATgtcatatgtagcccaggatatTTTGGAATCACTACAGCTGTGGGTAAGCTTGAActtatcttcttgcctctactttccaagtgctggaattacaggtgcacaTCACTATAGCTGTTTATGTGGTGCCAAGGAACACATTCAGGctctgtacatgctaggcaagtagtctataaaatgaatacacaaacTACAGCTTCTAgtctaaaaaggaaaatgaagttaaGAAGCACCTTAAATGCACACTAACTCCAACTGGCAcagtgggcctgtgtgtgtggggttagCGTTCATGGATTTAATTAACCATagattgaaaacatttaaaaaactaattcCACGGGCACTGAACATCTAATAGACTTTTCTTTAGCCGGCACCCCCCGCCCAATGTGTAATTATTTACTTAACACTAACACTGCATTAGGTATTAAAGGTTAAAAGACTGGTAGTTGCCCTGGtttgggagggtggggcaggcatAGATTTTAGGGCAATGAAACCTTATTTTATGATTCTATATTGACAAGCCCATCATCTAGTCACTTTGGCAAAATTCACAGAACTGGACAACATGGAGCGAACCCTAGTGTAAACAACAAGCCGAGCTACCCACGTGCCAGTCCCAGGTCAGCACTGCATTGACTACCACATCAAGGCAGGATGCTAGTAACAGACAGAGGCAAGGGACTGACTTTATATTCTGCTTGAGTTCCGTACAAACCATGTATCAACTAAAAGTACAATAATTAGTCTGCATAGGTACCAAAACCCTGTCATAGATAGACAAACAATAAACTTAGACCTTACTAAAATTAACAAAGGCTAGGAAAGGCCACTGTCTGTAGTCCAAACATGACAACATGGGCCCAGACATATTATGCTAAGGCAGTTCTTTATGGTATATAGCTGACCTTAATAACAAATGAAATGTTAGTAGAGGAATGGACCTGAAGACACTGCAACCCCACCTCCAACTTCTTTTCATCCCCCGCccctttaaagacagggtttctctgtgtagtcctggaaatcactctgtagaccaggctggcctcaaactcaagatccacctgcttctgcctcctgagcgctgggactgATGGAGTGTGCTGCCGCCACCACTGGGTTCCCCCTTTATCTTTAAGAGTAGAATCTGATGGCTGTGCCAAAGGTACTGCACTAGCCACCTTGAGGCCATCTTTGATTATAAGCAGCATTTGTTTTCACAGATATAAGTAATTAGTTCAGTTTGGGGTCTAACCAAGTTAGCTTTGAATAATCAAGTTTTAGGGACTTGTACAGCCAAACCAAAGTAACTATATAACTTTTtggtagaaaagaagaaaagaagaaaagaactagCAGCACAACGGGCTAATATGATGTAATAATTAAGCAGAAAAAGTAACCCAGTCTGTGCTCTAATGGCTTACTCAGTCAAGCGCTAACGGCTCGCTGAGTGGGAATTTAGCAAATGCACAATAAATTATAGTGATCTGTTTCCTTGAAGCTTGACTTTCCCTGTTGATTTATTTTCTAACATTCTCATCGTCTATAACCAAAGCTAAACAACTGTCAACATCTCTTTAATAGACGGGTTACTGGGTTTCAGAAAGCATTCTCAGAGCTGACTAACTCTGTAGTGCTACAGTTTAGCTAGAATATGTATGCAAAACAACCATGTATTATAAGAAAATACAGTAACCGTTCATGCTAAGAACCCATTTTCCCTGCTTAATTTAATAATTcaagaaatataggaaaaacCCAATTCCAGTTTGAAATGTTGTGCGTATGCGAGGGACTTCAAAGACATCTACTCTTCACTAGTTACCTCCACGCCTACTCACCTTCCATGCACTCATTCACAGACTCGTAGTCAGCGTAAGTCctgccttctggcctcttggTAGGCTGCACCAGCAGAATAGTGTGAGACTGAAGGGGGAAAACAATTTCAATAAATATCCTAATATGCATTCAGAGATTGATATCATGACCCGAGCCCCTTACATATGGCACAGAGgttactaaaacactaaaacaGAATTAACTAGGTTGCTCTCCCACAATACGGATGCTTCTGTCCAAGTATGTTATCAGTGCTGGGTCACAACTCCCTTACTCTCTGGGTCATTTCTCGAACTCCAAATATATTTGGCAGCAAGTACTAGCAAGAtactctgttctctcttctatctTTTCTTGTCAACCTCTAAAACCTGTTGACTCAATACTAAGCCATGAGGTAATAAAAGGAGAGACAAGAGAGGACACTAATATCCCTTTATCAGCCTACGGTCTTTTCTGACTTGAGCACAGCAGTGGAGCCGCATGTTACGAAGGAATCACCCCACGTCAGGGTGTAAGAGAAGGCAGTAATATGAAATGTGTAATGTAAACAGTGCCCTAGAAAGTCCACTAGCCATTCACCTAGCAGACAGCTTGCCCTAAGGGGCTAGCGCACACCCAAGTCACTCATCACCCCGAAGGTCTGCAGTGTGCCATAAGAACAGCATGGACCCCAAAAGCTTTCCTCTAGGGCTTTCTGGGGTAGGGTCAGTTTCAGGGCTTCTTGACCTCTCATTATATTCTGGGACAGAAATTAATTCTTTGGATTTGTCCTGTACCTGTTTTGTAGCGTCTTTGGCCTCTACTCACTAGATGCCACTAACACCAATCCCTTCAAAGTAGCAGTAACCAAAAATGTCTCCAAATGTCCCTGGGAGATGAGGAAGAGCCCTAACCAGCACAGACCCACTGGTCTACTGGAGTTACGGCCTTACCTAGCATCCCCCATGCAGTGGGAACGACTACTTAACTAACCATATGCTAGCATGATGCAATGCCACTGCAAGCCCAATCCTCAGTCAAGTTATTCACCTTGTTTTCTCCAGCTGAAAAAGTTTTCTGGGTAAAAATTAAATTCTTGTGTTAGGATGACCAAACTTTATTGAATCGATCTGAAAATTAAACTATCAATAAATTGAACCTGAGCCATATGAGATCTAGGTTTTCTGgataaaaagcaggaaaaaagtaCTTTAAATACTTCTCCCTCCCCAACAAGATCTAAGTAAtcttgattaaaatttttttgagaagacttaaagccaggtgtggtagtgcacaccttcatctttgtgagttcaaggccagcctggtctacaggtccaaggcagccaaggctacacagagaaaccctgtttcaaaggaaagaaaaaacaagtttgAGAAGACTTGAGGCAAAACTCTAAGCTAGCAATAAGAGACATCTGTATGCACACAGTGTTTTGCTAGTGATAATAGCCAGAGAAAGCAAGGAATTAGATTTGTTGTAGAGGGGTTCATAAAAGGCTAACTACCCAAATACTCAGTATAACATTTGTTGAGAGGAAAACAGTCTTCTGGAAACATGTTTGCATCCTTACTCTAGACAAGctattcatctttttcttttaagctacTCATTCTTTgccacattaaattaaaaaaaatttatttattattatataaacattgctctgcccgcatgccagatcacattatagatggttgtgagccaccatgtggttgctgggaattgaactcaggacctctggaagaactttccgtgctcttaaactctgagccatctctccaggcccttaaaaaaactttaaaggcaAATTAAGGaatactttggaaaaaaaaaaattgaaagtgtatacacacacacctgctccaaGTATTTCCTGTAACCCCTCCCCCTTTGTTTACTTAAGAACAAAGcccgggagagatggctcagtggttaagagcacaagctgTTCTTCCCAGGGACCGGTTCTCAATTCTCTGTACTCACAGGGTCACTTACAATCACCTGTAGTTTTAATCCCCAGGGAACTGGATGCCACCTTCTATGTGCATGCAAGCGGCACACAgtcaagcaggcaaaacacccccacacagaacaaaacaaaacatcatgtAAGATCCCCAAAACCAAGACAACAAAGAGAGGGTTGAAGAGGtagctccgtggttaagagcatgtgctcctctcacagaggacctgagtttggtttccagcacccacaatcCATCGCTCACACccaccagctgtaactccagatccTGGGGCTCCCACACGCTTCTTGCCTCGGTGGGCAACTGTACTCACgtgggcaaacacacacacatcatttaacaaataaaacaacaacaacaaaaaaatctttacagACTGTAAAAACCAGATTTTACTACCATCCCTGTAGGATTCTGGGGCCGGGGACcctggagtcttttttttttttttccttcaagctcCACTCCCAAGAGAATTTAAGTAAGAACAAGATTGAAAGCTGATGGAATTGCCAAAACGGGACAACTAAAGatactgagaaagagaaaatactttttttttttttaaacacgggGGCTGTTGGACCACTGAAGAGGCACATTGCAAAGCAAACCcgacgccccccaccccccaccccaaggcccACATGTTGGGAACCGTAAGGTGACGGGTGTCAGTTTCAGGAAACGTCTGACGTTACGTTGCCCGGCCATTGTTCCTCCAGTCCGCTAGTGCAACTGAAGAGAAAGAACGGCACCCCACGCCTCCCTTTACCAGACAACGATCCACCAACAGCGCGTCCTCAGCCCGCTGCACACCTCGCCTCAACGAGCTGGCGGGCGCGCAGCCGCAGGGCGGACCCGGCCGGGGCCTACAGGGAGGCCCCGCGCGTTTCAGCACCGGGAAGGGGAAGGGTCCACCCGCGAGCTGGGGTGGCGTGAGGAGCCCACTCCAGCGGGGAGCAGCTCGCTCGCGCTGGATGGGCGGGGAGAGGAGGGGTGAAGATGGACGGAGCAGGGGTGGCCCTCAAAGTTGGGGAGCCCGGCAGCCGCGGAGGCCTCACCATCGCGCCAAACGCTTTGCTGCAGCCGCCGCTAacaccgccaccgccgccgccgccgcacaCGAGCTCAGCCTCAACGCCGCCAACAGCCAATCCCGCGAGAGCAGCCGCCCGGAAATCGTCGGAAGCGCGACGCAGAAAGAGCCTTTCGGACCACAGAAATTCACACACTTCCGGTTTCTACATGGGACACTGACTCCGTTTCAGCCATCTTAAGTAAGGGCGCCGAGATGGGTACGAGGCTATTTCGCGGCTTTAGAAAGAACAGTTTGTTTCGGGATGATGCCTTCTGTACTTCAACTAACAGACGGGCAGCTAAAGCGATGGAGACTACAACAGGGACGCCAGTCATCTTTTTTTAGCTTTTCTAAAAAATGGCGGTAATATAAGGACCGCGGCCCATAGGTCGGTTGTAACCCGGAAGTGCCTTGCTAAAGAGGAGGCGGCGAGACAATCCGGAAGTGGGAGTAATGAAGAGGTGCCACTTGGCGGCCATGGCAGCTGTAGTATTGGCGACTCAGGGTCAGGGCCTGGCTGAGGGAAGTACCATGGGCAGCACCGGGTGTAGGGAAGAGACACCATTGTATCGACTTTGCTGTTGAATCCTCTGGCCTGTCTTTAGAGACTTGCAGGACAGCTTGCCCGACTCTAGACTCGGAAGGGAGTTTTCTGGGACTGGTGGGCTGGTCCCTTCCCTGGGGGCGGATCACCTGCGGGGCCACCTTAGGGAACAGGTACCGCATGAGAAGAAAGCACCTGGCTTTGCCTCTTTTCCCTGCTGCTGCCAGGGACATTGTCTAGGGAAGTGGGTCGTAGTGCCCCCCTCCTCCCGACGATTGAAAAGATCTGTTTTCGCACAATTTCTCCGGCTGTTAACCTACCGGATTCCCAGTGACTGGCATCTAAGAACCTAAGAATTGCGTGAAGTTTTCTCTGGTGCTAGTATCAGCAAAAAGGAGCTTGCGTCTTAGGAGAGCAGCGTGCTTCGTGAACACACCGGCTGGTGGCAAGGCTGGAAGAAGTGGGGAAACTCCCGTCTTCTCTTGGAAAAGCCACACGTTTAAACAGCCTAAGCGCCATTCCAGACGGCTGGAATTTTGAAGCCTGGTGATAGAGGGGGCCTACAGGAGGGCAGAATGGATGCTTTCCTCTCCATTAGTCTGCTGTCTTTGGCAATGTTGGTGGGATGTTACGTGGCTGGAATCATTCCTTTGGCTGTTAATTTCTCAGAGGTAAGAAGGTCCCCGCTTTTCTGCCGTGTGTTAGGACGGCGCTAGACATAGTGGTATTTGCAAAGAGAAGCTGTTTCTCAGCTCTTAAGGTCTCATTAGGGAAAAGATATTTAACATTTCGCAGTAGAAACAAAGCTCACGTTCGGCTCTGTAACCGAGAGTGAACCATCCACTAGAGACTCTAGTGTGTTCAGAATCCTCGCTGCATTTTCCTAGAGATAGGAATCTGTAGTTACATTTCTGATGATCCCTGGAGGTTTCGAGGAATCAAGGTAacagataaaaacaaatgacagctatAACTTTGTCCTCATGAGTTGAAATCGGTGTAACAATTTTCCTGAGAAAGACGATGAATGTCTTTTGAGGAAAGCTTAGGGTGTAAGCACTGTGTGAGGAATAAACTAGATTGTTGTTATCAGTTCCTTTCAAAGAAGCCAACGACTGGAATGGATATTTCTGAGATTACTTGCCAATCTGTTTGCTTAGAAATAAACTTTCTGGCCAGTTGTGGTAGccggcgcctttaatcccaacacttgggaggcagaggaaggtggatctctgagttttaggccagcctggtctgcaaaacagaacagccagggctacacagaaaccctgtctgggggtgaggggtggggtgggggagaaagaaagaaggaaggaaggaaggaaacttttTGGTTGATGTGTTGGGACACTTTGGTTCCTTAGCCAGAGGTTAGTGGAGGGGGAGACAAGATACACGCCGATTGTCACAGAGTTCTCTAGGTTGCACTGCTCAAAAATTTAAGGAGAAAAACTACCCCACTCAAGAGAATTTCATAGTTTTGTCCTCAAGATCAGCAGTAAAATATGCCTTCACCATAGTTCTGTTCCTGAAAAGACCAATTTCCTCAAAGGAAAGATGAGGCACGTGAGTggatgttttacctacatgtacatctgtgtgccacatgtgtgtatatctgtgtgccacgtgcatgtacatctgtgtgccacatgcgtGCCTGCTGTCATTGGGGGCCAGAAGTTgtggggtcctctggaactgagccaccatgtgggtgctgggaattgaatctgggttgtctggaagagcagccagtgcttttaaccactgagccatctctccagcccctaatgataacactttttaaaaaaattatatacattacTGAAAGGGCTGGAGTATAGCCAAATGGCAGTGTTTGCCTAGAGTTGTGAGGCCTAGGTTTGGTCTCTAGCACTGACACAAATAACTCCCTCAACAGCAGACGCACTGAGCTACACTACATACAAGGAAACAGACTCCGTAACTTGAAAAAGTTCATCATGTATCTTGGAATGAGCTGTCTGACTCAGAGCCGTCCTCACCCACTGTCCATCGTGGCAAGGGTACATAGTACATGCACTGCGTAGCTCGTAGACAAATCCAACCCGTAGACTTATTCTGTTATTGTTAGCATTTTAGGATTTTTGTTGGttgaatatggagagatttatttagagaagggagaaagggaagaagaggaggaacccCTCAGcatgcagtggggtgggggggtcggggaggggcaggggtgggggaggggtggaaaatgagagagagagagaaatgacttttttcaacacaggttttctctgtgtaacagccctgcctgctttgtagaccaggccagccttcaacttcaactcgcagagatccacctgcctctgcctcccacatgctgggattaaaggtgtgctctaccagACCTGGCTTTTGttagtgtgtttttgtttttgtttttctcctttgtcaAGGTAACAGTTGGAtggggcttggcagcaggtgacAATCCTCCTTGACCAATGCAGCCTTTCTTTTGGGTTACTTTCATGCCTAGGCTTTCTGagtctcctgttttctctctaacatgttttccttcttaatttgaaaatattttatatgtgtgtttgtgtgcatggctGTCTGTGCCTGGTGTGCTTGGAGGCTAGAAGGGAGCATCAGACTCCTCAGAACTAGTGGAACAGATGATTGTggtccaccatgtgggtgctgggaattgaactctggaatgGAGCCACTGGAAAAGcagcagtgagccatctctccagccccagtatatTTTCGTATAATCATGTTAGAACTGGATTGACATTATTAGAAAAACATTTGTGAGGCTTGGATTGGTTTGTAtgtttacacacagacacacacacacacacacacgtttgttttggtttggttttttgagacagggtttctctgtgtaacagtcctggctatccgagactcacttttgtagaccaagctggccttgaactcacatcgatccacctgcctctgcctcctgagtgctgggattaaagacgtgtgccaccacgcctgcctttttttttgtttgtttgtttgtttttcctgagacaaggtttcactgtgtagccttggctgtcctagacttgctttgtagaccaggctggcctcaaactcacagcaatccccctgcctctgcctcccaagtgctgggattacagactttgagacaaggcctcactgtatagctctggctggactcaaactcacagggtTCTACCGGCCTCTTCCTCTCACGGATTACAGTTGTATTCCATCAAGCCTGGCTTAATAGaggtaaaattaaataaattaagcaGTTTATAgctttgtttttggcttttctttttctttcttttgtttttgttttttgagacagggtttcttgtgtagccttggctgtcctggactagctttagaccaggctggctttgaatttactgaagtccacttgcctctgcctccctgaatgctgggattagcgCCTGGcaccattttggttttttaagacagggtctcatgtagccctagctgtcctaaaCCTCTGTAaaactggctggccttgaactcagatctgcctgcctgactctgccttcccagtgctgggattaaagatgtaggcCATTACTGCTCATCTGTTTGTGTCCCCCTCTTCCCCCAGGGCAGTGTTTCTCTGCAGGTAGCcctgtagtcctggaactcactctgtaaaccaggctggcttcaaattcactgggatccacctgcctctgcctccctaaacaGGCATTAAAGGTGCGAACCTCTGTGCCTGTCTAAAGAATTTCCCAGGGCAGAAATAAAGTCAGATGACTGATGGAACCATAATTCCTACAGTGTTAGTGTTAGAAGCGAGTGGTCTGAGATTGCTGTAGCAGAGCTCACTTGTTACATCTGACCATCAACAAGTGTTTGACATTGATTTTCCTTCACTTTCTCCTCACCTGCAAACCATCTTTCTCCAAGTGTGGCTTTTTTCTTCACCCTTACATGTGGAAACTGTAGCTTCATGGATTTTTCATTTatgaaacaaaggagaaaaattttaattgtcAAAACAATTATATGTTAGTATGGCAGTGAAGATGCTAATTTTTCACCATATGAAAAACTAGACTTGTAAAGGAGGTCACAGCTCGCTTTCCATAAATGAGGTCCTGTGTGGCATCTTGTGTTTTAGAATCAGTTGCTAAGGAGCCGTTTTCTTGTGCAGTTGCTAACAATGCTGCGGATAGAGACTGAACCTCTTTTACCTAGTTTACTCTCAGCAGCTCTCCTGATTGATGAATGAAGGAGATACAGATGGTCAGAGTGGGCTTTTAGGTTGATTGCCTgaggattatttttgttttgaatttccaTTCCAATCCAGACCAATACATttgcaaaaatgaaatgaaaaaagaagaaaggcatatCAGATACAGTCCCACAGATGTTATTATTAGAGTCAGCAGACACAAAGTTATTACTGATATTGTAATAATCATATTATTACAAGAGTTTCTGAAGACGTTTGGCCTGGGGACATGTAAGAGAAGTTTGAGTTTCCATCTGTTGAGACTGTGTGAGTCCATAGTAGGCAAATGAGGGTAGTCTGCTGGTAGGATGATTTTTAGAGCCTAGTTTGACCAACCACCAATCTCAGAGGGACTGTGACACCAGTACACTGGGTGTTATCAGGGCAGGCCTGTAATCCAGAGACCAAGGCAAGAAGGaagttcacaagttcaaggcccagcctctgctgcatagtgagtttctgCCAAGCCTGAGCTAGAGACACTgtgtttcaaaaaccaaagcaaggaAGAACACatcaattggttattcaatatcATATGGTCAGCCCAGAACACATACATCCAAGCGACTTTATATGGACTAAGCAGGTTATATTTGGGAATATAATGAAAACAGACATGAAttggaagagagcaaggaaggtatatggaaggatttggagagaagaaagagaaaggaggaatgtaactgtattataatctcaaaaactacaacaaaaccccaaatcagTGCCATTGCTTGAGCCAGCAGCTCAACACTCAAGATCCATCTAACCAGACATACAGGCTGTTGTAAGGATGAAGTGAAATAAGCCTAACCTGGGCCTAGCACATGGTAAGAACATTTGAAGATGTGGGGGAGGGTCTTCAGTATTGCTTATAGAGCCTTTCTTCTGATTTATAACTGGGGGTGGTAGTGAACTTTATTGACGGTATTCAAGAGAGTAGGGCTCCTTgagcccctcccctgctccccggGGGTTTGGGATGGAAACTGTGAGGGGAGATGTTCAGTGTTGGGGACTGAATTGAACAGGCAGTCCTCAGCAGCCAAgggcctttcttttcctcttgtttttgcTGG
This window of the Acomys russatus chromosome 1, mAcoRus1.1, whole genome shotgun sequence genome carries:
- the Erh gene encoding enhancer of rudimentary homolog — encoded protein: MHIRIFIEIVFPLQSHTILLVQPTKRPEGRTYADYESVNECMEGVCKMYEEHLKRMNPNSPSITYDISQLFDFIDDLADLSCLVYRADTQTYQPYNKDWIKEKIYVLLRRQAQQAGK